One genomic region from Eremothecium gossypii ATCC 10895 chromosome I, complete sequence encodes:
- a CDS encoding flavin reductase family protein (NOHBY111; No homolog in Saccharomyces cerevisiae; Syntenic homolog of Kluyveromyces lactis KLLA0D15103g) — translation MLSRSVITLQRDALRQYYSHYVTQQKFKETMSRISNQVMILTTSSMKGVTLGSATSLALQPRPMIQFNLQLPSFTSQELHKRRKFALHLMAPTEQSVKLARLFSKGAIRRPDSGVMPTRPFEALAAGADFALHKTSASTGGSLEPVVEDEILDHGLDKPALGARTVELPVLASAERVLICECIRCFRVGDHEIWVGMVEEILSPANNAPNSAVTGGLMYCNRQFFKIGSPIE, via the coding sequence ATGCTTTCCAGGTCGGTGATCACCTTGCAAAGGGATGCTCTGAGACAGTATTATTCACATTATGTGACGCAACAGAAGTTCAAGGAGACGATGAGCCGTATATCGAACCAGGTGATGATTCTCACGACATCAAGCATGAAGGGCGTGACCCTGGGGAGCGCCACATCTCTTGCGCTGCAACCGCGCCCGATGATCCAGTTCAACCTTCAACTGCCGAGCTTCACATCGCAGGAGCTGCATAAACGGCGCAAGTTTGCGCTGCACCTAATGGCGCCTACCGAGCAGAGCGTCAAGCTGGCGCGACTGTTTAGCAAAGGCGCGATCCGACGGCCCGACTCCGGCGTGATGCCAACGAGGCCCTTTgaggcgctggccgcgggcgccgaTTTCGCATTACACAAGACGAGCGCGTCCACGGGCGGCTCACTGGAGCCTGTGGTAGAGGATGAGATCTTGGACCACGGGCTGGACAAGCCTGCGCTGGGTGCGCGAACTGTGGAGCTTCCGGTGCTCGCGAGCGCAGAGCGCGTCCTCATCTGCGAATGCATTCGATGCTTCCGAGTGGGAGATCACGAGATATGGGTAGGAATGGTGGAGGAGATCCTCAGCCCTGCTAACAATGCTCCAAACAGCGCAGTAACGGGTGGTTTAATGTACTGTAATCGGCAATTCTTCAAAATTGGTTCGCCCATCGAATGA
- the RRG8 gene encoding Rrg8p (Syntenic homolog of Saccharomyces cerevisiae YPR116W (RRG8)) gives MPRSVPDMSELLVKGVKHVYGRKMRKTRPTLPNVESPLVTHFHRWAGKRIRLSFLAAELGTREGQHILPDWNLRGNLFAGLLAAPMRWDRLGNLRVPKSFLMQTKARALEAPSDGKLVKIISVVEERGPGSSSYVPQSKAALQRAKQAMFVPVALQQSDMRYFSSEEIAVDKDTLLAEYSAQLISKVKEGLEVLLSMSGTSHERVELEDWDVVVTYDPDNANDIELRKCKGIPGDPVVIILNMGCLKCTELEELVNLRLRNHEYGLVLKVLKNERLLKFMYRLITFSR, from the coding sequence ATGCCAAGGTCAGTTCCAGATATGTCGGAGCTCCTTGTCAAAGGAGTGAAACATGTATATGGTCGAAAAATGAGGAAAACGAGGCCCACTTTGCCGAATGTAGAGTCGCCGCTAGTAACGCATTTCCACCGCTGGGCGGGGAAACGCATAAGACTGTCATTCTTGGCGGCGGAGCTTGGTACGAGAGAGGGGCAACACATTTTGCCAGACTGGAACTTGCGGGGAAATTTATTTGCGGGGCTCCTTGCTGCGCCAATGCGTTGGGACAGGCTGGGAAATCTGCGCGTCCCGAAGAGCTTCCTAATGCAGACGAAAGCGAGGGCGCTGGAGGCACCGTCAGACGGCAAGTTAGTGAAGATCATCAGCGTTGTAGAGGAACGCGGGCCAGGGTCGAGCTCGTACGTGCCGCAGTCGAAGGCCGCGTTGCAGCGTGCGAAACAGGCGATGTTCGTGCCCGttgcgctgcagcagtcCGACATGCGCTACTTCAGCAGCGAGGAGATTGCAGTCGACAAGGATACACTGCTGGCGGAGTACTCTGCGCAATTGATCAGCAAGGTAAAAGAGGGGCTGGAAGTGCTCCTGTCTATGAGTGGGACGTCTCATGAGCGCgtggagctggaggacTGGGATGTGGTGGTTACATACGACCCCGATAATGCAAACGATATAGAACTACGCAAATGCAAGGGCATACCAGGGGATCCAGTTGTGATTATACTCAACATGGGTTGTCTGAAATGCACtgagctggaggagctggtCAATCTGCGGCTGAGGAACCACGAGTACGGACTGGTGCTTAAAGTGCTGAAGAATGAGCGCTTGCTAAAGTTTATGTACAGATTAATAACCTTTTCCAGGTAG